The Verrucomicrobium spinosum DSM 4136 = JCM 18804 DNA segment TCATCCATGAAGGTGAAGTTCTTCGCGATCTCTTGAGCCCCCGACACGTCCCCCTGTTTGAGCCGGCAGACAAGCACCTTGAACTGGCTCAGATGACGCACCTCAAGCTTGAGTTTGGGATAGTCGGTCAGCAGTTTGGAGAACCCTGCCTCGGCTTCCGGATACTTTCCTTCCACGTAGTCCAGTTCGACCAGATTAAACTTGGGCTCGAAAGCTTCCGGGCTCAAGGAACGCGCTTTTTCAAAGTTCTCCCGCGCCTTGGGGATGTCCCGCATGGCGGTGAAAATACTGCCGCGGACATTGGGAATGAGGGGGCTGCTGGGTTGGAGCAACTCTGCCTCATCGAGCTTCTGGAGGGCGTCAAAATTCTTTTGCGTGGCGTGCAACCCCTGAGCTTCGCGGATCAGATTGAAGAAACGGGCGTCTTCCGGGGTGGGAGCTTCGTTTTCCGCCTGGGGCGCAGCTTTGTCGCTGTCCTTCCCGTGGGCTATGGGTGCGGTCAATCCACTGGCAAGGAACAGCAGAGCGAGTAGGGAGGGGATTCGGGGGGCCATAGTGGAAACGTGTTGCGGGTGGCTTGAAGGGGTAGTTTGCCCTTCGGTAGCAGGCCTGCAACGAAGTTTCCGGGGCAATTGGGAAGGCTCAGGACTTTGCAGGGCAAAAAAAAGCGCACCCTGAGACAGAGTGCGCTGTGGTAAGGTCGATGTGGGTAGATCGCTGTCCTCTACCTCAGTACACGTCGCGACGGTAGCGCTTGCTGGCCTTCAGGTTGTCCATGTAGGCGTTCACTTCCTCCGGGGATTTGCCGCCCTCTGTGGCGACGATCTCGCGAAGCGCGTTGTCCACGTCCACGGCCATGCGGGCGGCATCACCGCATACGTAGAAGATGGCCCCCTGCTCCAGCCAGGCGAAGAGTTCCTTGCCCTGCTCCAGCATCTTGTGCTGCACATACAGCTTCTGGACCTGATCGCGGGAGAAGGCGGTGTCCAGGCGGGTCAGCGTCCCGTCAGCCAGATAGGCCTCGAACTCGGACTCGTAGAAGAAGCAGGTGGCGCGGTTGATTTCACCGAAGAACAACCAGGCTTTGCCCTTGGCACCTGTGGCCTGGCGTTCCTGGAGGAAGGACCGGAAGGGGGCGATGCCGGTGCCTGGTCCCACCATGATGATGGGCGTTTCATCTTCCGGGGCGGGGAGGCGGAAACCTGCGCCCGATTTGATGAAGGTGGGCAGAGGGGTGCTCTCGTCGATCCGGTCCGCCAGGAAGGTGGAGCACACCCCACCCCGCATGCGGCCGTGGCTCTCATAGCGGACGGTCGCCACGGTGAGATGCACCTGCTCAGGATTGGCGGCGAGGCTGGAGGAGATGGAGTAGAGACGGATGTTGAGCTTACGCAGCAGGCCAGTCAGCTCTGCGGGCTCGAATTTAGCCGTTGGGTTTTCCTGAAGGATATCCAGCACATCACTGCCCCAGAGATAATTCTTGAGGTCCTCTTTGCGCTCGGGAGTGGTCAGGGAGAGCAGCTCACTGTTGCCTGCTTTTTCGGCCACGGCCTTAAGGATCTTGCTG contains these protein-coding regions:
- a CDS encoding sulfite reductase flavoprotein subunit; the encoded protein is MSTAATNKPAYNVKNPFIARLKRAYDLTGPGASKNTRHYEIDLTGSGMEFLPGDSLAVLPTNDPALVDLILQVQGFSGAETVPHPKGGETTVRQALIEIYSVTEVDSKILKAVAEKAGNSELLSLTTPERKEDLKNYLWGSDVLDILQENPTAKFEPAELTGLLRKLNIRLYSISSSLAANPEQVHLTVATVRYESHGRMRGGVCSTFLADRIDESTPLPTFIKSGAGFRLPAPEDETPIIMVGPGTGIAPFRSFLQERQATGAKGKAWLFFGEINRATCFFYESEFEAYLADGTLTRLDTAFSRDQVQKLYVQHKMLEQGKELFAWLEQGAIFYVCGDAARMAVDVDNALREIVATEGGKSPEEVNAYMDNLKASKRYRRDVY